From the Methanocaldococcus fervens AG86 genome, the window CGTTATCTTCATCAATTTGAATAACCTTATTAAAAAATTTTAGTGCATTTACATAATCTTTACTTTCCAACAATTTAATTCCGTTGTATATATCCCCATAAACATTTTTTTCAATACTTTCAACAATCTTATCCATGAATTCAACAATCTCTTTACAACTATGCTCAGGCTCTTCTTTCAAAAGTTTTTTAAATAATTCGTAAGCCCGGTCTAAATTACCAAATAACAAATAAATCTTTCCAGCCACAAATAATGCGTTAGTATTATTTTTATTCAATCTATAAGCTTTTAAATAGCAATCTAAAGCTTTTTTGTATTTTTTGTATTTTAATGAAATTTCCCCCAATATTTCGTATAAATCTCCTTTTTTAATTTTCTCCGACGCTTTAATAAGGCACTTGTATGCCTCATCAAAATTCTCAAGCTTGTAAAGTATAGGCCCCTTTAAATATAAAAATTCTGGATTTTCTGGAGAGAATGATAGGGCTTTATTTATGGCTTCAAGAGCATTTTTGTAATCTCCCAACTGGTAATAAGCATAAGAAAGATTAGCCCAATCAACATCCCTACCTTTATTTTCTTTAAAAGCTTGTAGATAGCATTCTATAGCTTTTTCATGATCTTTTTCATTCAAATAACGCTCTGCTTCTGAAATCAAATTATAATAAGAGCTATCCCCCGATATTAATTTATTTAAAAGTTTTTTAATCAAATCCATGATTATTCACCAAATTTTATATCCAACGTTATTTGCTTTAGTTACAATTATGTCTCCACTAATTCCATGTTCATCAAAAATTTCATTGGCTTTATCAATGATTAGCTTTTTTTCTCCAAATGCATAGATTGTTGGACCAAAACTTGAAAGTCCTGCATATGCATCTTTATGTAACTCCCTAATTAAATCTTTAACAATATCTGATTGCAAAGAGACTTCAACTTTTTTAAATCCTAAGTATTGAAGTTTATTAACTACCTCTCCAAAATCTTTTAAATTTTTTTCAACAACTGCGGGCATCATCTTCATTAAAACGAGATGGCAGATTTTTTCAACTTCATTTAACGGAACTGGGCAGTATTTTTTAAATATATCAACCTCTTTTTTTCCATAAACATGCTCTCCTTTCGGAATTATTAAAACAACTTCCCAATCAAAGTCATGCCTAAATATTATTGGTGCTGGTTTAACACCTTTTGAAGCAGATGATGGTCTAAAATCCTCTTTATCTTTTCCTTTACCAAAACTATGCCCCCCATCAATCAAAAATCCGCCATATTCAAAAGCCCCAACGCCAATACCTGAAGTTCCTCCTCTTCCAGTAATTTTAGCTATTTCATAGGTATTTAGCTCTTTGCCATATATCTTTGATATCAATTTACCTACAGCTAACGATAGTTGAGTTCCACTGCCAAGACCAGAATGAGCTGGGAATAATGATAGGATTTTTAATTCAGCACCTTCTCCATCAACAGCCTTTAA encodes:
- a CDS encoding beta-ribofuranosylaminobenzene 5'-phosphate synthase, which produces MIIQTPSRIHMGLIDLNGSIGRVDGGIGLALENPNIKIKGKESDEIVIEFDKKLIESFGEDFLKSIKDRAYDTANKVLKAVDGEGAELKILSLFPAHSGLGSGTQLSLAVGKLISKIYGKELNTYEIAKITGRGGTSGIGVGAFEYGGFLIDGGHSFGKGKDKEDFRPSSASKGVKPAPIIFRHDFDWEVVLIIPKGEHVYGKKEVDIFKKYCPVPLNEVEKICHLVLMKMMPAVVEKNLKDFGEVVNKLQYLGFKKVEVSLQSDIVKDLIRELHKDAYAGLSSFGPTIYAFGEKKLIIDKANEIFDEHGISGDIIVTKANNVGYKIW